One region of Lytechinus pictus isolate F3 Inbred chromosome 8, Lp3.0, whole genome shotgun sequence genomic DNA includes:
- the LOC135154948 gene encoding uncharacterized protein LOC135154948, whose product MRAGQTKELEVNCSFRLDFPIPRRKENVPPQVGVQHGATSLPAQQTSDETLRINPARERDFDDILETVAEKVASRQDIHDLGKALGFGPEDIDRYVEENKKETGVSCMGTLSMLRKWRKKQTKNTELKALQTALEEAGETRLADELFGE is encoded by the exons ATGAGAGCCGGACAAACCAAGGAACTGGAGGTCAATTGTTCATTCAGGTTGGATTTCCCAATTCCTCGTAGAAAAGAGAACGTTCCTCCACAAG taGGAGTACAACACGGTGCAACAAGTTTACCGGCGCAGCAGACATCAGATGAAACCTTACG GATCAATCCAGCTCGAGAGAGGGACTTTGATGACATTCTAGAAACCGTTGCAGAAAAGGTTGCCTCACGTCAAGATATACATGATTTGGGAAAGGCTCTTGGCTTTGGACCAGAGGATATCGACCGTTATGTTGAGGAGAACAAGAAAGAGACAGGCGTGTCGTGCATGGGAACTCTTTCAATGCTCCGTAAGTGGagaaaaaagcaaacaaagaatacaGAGCTGAAAGCCTTGCAGACTGCTCTAGAAGAGGCTGGTGAAACCCGTCTCGCTGATGAACTATTTGGTGAATGA